The nucleotide sequence TCGTCATCCTTTCCGCTCAACATGCTTTGAAATTCAAGATCGGAAATTTTTTCTTCTAAATCGGAAAATTCCTTTTGAATTTCATCAAATAAAGATCCGTCGTTTTCCGTCTCGGCAAGCTCAATAAATTTATTAAGATTTTTTTGTTTATCTAAAAGTTCATCAAACTGGTCAACCCAAAATTCGAGTTTCTTTATTTCCTGCAGAACTGTTTGGGCTTTTTTCTGATCGTTCCAAAATCCGTCTTTTTCCGATTCATTTTTTAAATTGGTTATTTTTTCAACTTTCTTTGTGATGTCAAAGATAACCTCTTAATTTTTCTAGTTTATCTTTAAGTAAATTAGTCGATTTAAGTTCTTCTTCGTACATGTGTTCCTCAAAATTTAATATTTTATTAATTTTTCAAAATAAAATTTTTATTCAATTTCCAATTCCATTCTAAGCAAAGCCGCGGCAAGAGTTTTACCTTGCGCGTCGTGTTTCAAGGATACTGTTCCGCCTCCGCCAAGAGTATTATGTAGTATGAAATTAAGTGCTAGAATATTAGGCAGTTCATATCTTTCTACTTTGCCGAAACAAATACCTTTGAAATGTTCTTTCACTTTTTCTTCGGTCAGAATTTTCTTAATAATATCAAAACCTTTATTTTCATAGGCGATAATTCCAATATTTGCCGCATCGCCTTTATCTCCGCTTCGTCCGTGAGCAATATCTCTTAATTTAATTTTCATTTATAACTCAAAAATTTTGATTTTGGGTTCAACTAATTTTTTTGAAATTAAAGCGGGCCAATATGCAACTACTTCACTTGGTTTTGGTCTTCCGGCGGCAAAACCTGTAACACTTGGCGGTCCTGTTAAAATTAATGGCGCAATCTCTTTCCCAAATCGATCAACAGAATTATAATCTTTTGACCGAACAGATACTTTTAAAATTATTTCATTAATATCATTTTCATCTAATTCTTTGGATAATGGTCCGTGACAAGCATTATATCCTAAGAATTCTGTTTTTATTTCATCAAAAGTCAAATTAAGAGAATTAAGTCTTTCACGCAGTATTCTATCGGCGACTTTAGCTTTTGTTAAAGCTTGCGGCCATGAATATGTTAAATTTGCCGAAGAAGAAAAACCATCAGAATAAGAGCAAGAAACTTTAAATGTTTCCGTTTCTTTTTCCCCTTTTACATTATAGACTTTTACTTTATCATTACCCAAATCTTCTAATTTTATTGATGTAAAATCGGCAATACAGTCAGGAGTAATATATTTTTTGGGATCTCCAATTTCATAAACTAATTGTTCGGCAACGGTTTCAAAGGAAACTTTTCCGCCCGTATTTTTATGCTTTGTAATTATTACTTCACCGTTTGGAAATGCTTCCGCAATTGGGAATCCAATATTTGCCAAATCCCGAATTGATTCCCAATCACCTAAAAAATTACCGCCCGACGCTTGACCGCCGCATTCTAAAATATGGCCGGCGACGGTTCCCGCGGCTAAAAGGTCATAGTTTTGCTTATCCCAATTAAACTCATATATCATTGGAGCAAGTGTTAAACCGGTATCTGTTGTTCTTCCGGTAATTACTATATCCGCATTTTGTTTTAGCGCATCAACAATTGGAAAAGCGCCCAAATAAACATTTGCGCTAAGTAATTTATCCTTAACTTCAAAAATATTTTCACCGGTTTCCATATTTTTTAAATATTCACCTTTTGCAAATATTTCATCTATTCTATCTTTAATATTATCACCAATAACGACGGCAATTTTCAAATCATTTATTTTTAATTCTTCGGCAACTTTTAAAACAGCTTGAGCGCAGCTTTCCGGATTAACACCGCCGCCGTTTGTAATAACTTTAATTCCTTTTGATTTACATATTGGTAAAATTCTTCTCAACAGTTCAGGTATATCTCTTGCATATCCAAAATCAGGATTTTTATTTTTTTGTTTTTGCAGAATTGACATTGTTACTTCCGCAAGATAATCCATAACTAAATAATCAACTTCGCCTTTAGTTACTTGATTAAACGGAGCATCAATTAAATCACCCCAAAATCCTTGTCCGGATGCAATTCTTATTTTTTCTTTCATTTACTTTTTCTAATATTTAATAAAACAACTAGTTATGTAGAAACGATCAAAATACTGACTTAATTATTTTTTCACTTATAATATCAATATCATTTTCAGAATTTATCTTATGCCAAAAAATTCTTTCGTCCTTTCTAAACCATGTCATTTGACGTTTAGCATATCTTCTTGTATTTCTTTTAATAAGCTCAACAGCTCTTTCAAGAGAAATTTTACTTTCTAAATAATCAATTATTTCTTTATATCCAACAGTATTTAGTGAATTAAGATTTTTGTCGAAACCCATTTTCAAAAGTGATTGAACTTCATTTATAAGTCCATTTGAAATCATTGAGTCTACTCTTGACTCAATATTATTGTATAAAATTTCTCTATTCCATTCCAATCCGAATTGATAGAAATTAATTTCAAGGTTTCTATCTTGGTTTTGATGAAATTCCCAAATAGGTTTTCCGCTAAGATGAAAAACTTCTAATGCTCTAATTATTCTTTTCCAATTTTGAGGTAAAATATTTGAAGCGGTTTTAGGATCAACGTTTTTAAGCAAATCATAAAGATATTCATTGCCGAAGTTTTTACGTTTATCCATTAATTCACGTCTGTAATTTTCATCGGTATCAACATCATCAAAAATTCCGTCAACAATAGATCGAATATATAAACCGCTTCCGCCTACAATTATCGGAATTTTACTTTTTATCAGCAGTGAATTTATAACTTCAAGACTTTCCTTTTCAAATCTGCTTACATTGTAATTTTCGTCGGGTTCCAACTTATCAATAAAATGATGCTTGACCAAACTTAACTGAGAATCATTAGGTTTGGCAGTGCCAATATTTAAATATTTATATATTTGCCTACTGTCAGCAGAAATAACTTCACTGTTCAGTTTTTGCGCAAGTTGAATTCCTAAAGAAGTTTTTCCGCTGCAAGTTGGACCGACGATTACTAATACTTTTAATTCCAACCTTCTCTTCCAATCAATGGAACAAATGCGAAATTGGGAATTTCTTCCGAAATAAATTTTTCATCCGAAATTTTTTGAAGTATTTTAAGAGTTTGCACCGATTTATCACCAACCGGAATTACCAATCTTCCGCCAACAGCCAATTGCTTTTTTAAATTTTCCGGAATTGATGGGCTGCCAGCAGTAACAATAATTGCGTTAAACGGCGCATGTTCAAACCACCCAATTGTACCATCGCCGAATTTACAATGAACTCTTATTGATTTTTCATCAAACAGTTTTTGAACTTTTTTATAAATATGTTCATTTCTTTCAATACTGAAAACTTGCATTCCCATTTGCTTCAAAATTGCCGCTTGATAACCTGAACCAGTACCGATTTCCAATATTTTGTTATCCTGATTAAGTTTTAAAGCTTGTGTCATTACGGCAACGGTGTAAGGCTGAGAAATTGTTTGACCGTAACCGATAGGTAATGCAACGTCTTTGTATGAATGTGCTGCCATTATTTGCGGTACAAATTCGTGCCGAGGAACCGTTAAAATTGCGTTGAGTACAAAATTATCGATTATTCCCTTTTGTTTTAAACTTTCTACTAATTCTCTTCTTTCTGTTTCGTACATTTTATTAATTTATTTTGCGCACAAAGTTACAAAATATTTTTTTGTAAGAATGATTTTTGCAATTAAATTTTTACATTTGGTTATACAAAAAGTTACTTTATTTATAAAGGATTAAAAATGTGGGATTATGTTCTCGGCGCGTTATTTATTATGGCATTAAGAATGATGGATGTGTCATTCGGCACTTTTAGAACAATTATGGTAGTTCAAGCCAGAAAA is from Ignavibacteriota bacterium and encodes:
- a CDS encoding DUF1446 domain-containing protein: MKEKIRIASGQGFWGDLIDAPFNQVTKGEVDYLVMDYLAEVTMSILQKQKNKNPDFGYARDIPELLRRILPICKSKGIKVITNGGGVNPESCAQAVLKVAEELKINDLKIAVVIGDNIKDRIDEIFAKGEYLKNMETGENIFEVKDKLLSANVYLGAFPIVDALKQNADIVITGRTTDTGLTLAPMIYEFNWDKQNYDLLAAGTVAGHILECGGQASGGNFLGDWESIRDLANIGFPIAEAFPNGEVIITKHKNTGGKVSFETVAEQLVYEIGDPKKYITPDCIADFTSIKLEDLGNDKVKVYNVKGEKETETFKVSCSYSDGFSSSANLTYSWPQALTKAKVADRILRERLNSLNLTFDEIKTEFLGYNACHGPLSKELDENDINEIILKVSVRSKDYNSVDRFGKEIAPLILTGPPSVTGFAAGRPKPSEVVAYWPALISKKLVEPKIKIFEL
- the miaA gene encoding tRNA (adenosine(37)-N6)-dimethylallyltransferase MiaA: MELKVLVIVGPTCSGKTSLGIQLAQKLNSEVISADSRQIYKYLNIGTAKPNDSQLSLVKHHFIDKLEPDENYNVSRFEKESLEVINSLLIKSKIPIIVGGSGLYIRSIVDGIFDDVDTDENYRRELMDKRKNFGNEYLYDLLKNVDPKTASNILPQNWKRIIRALEVFHLSGKPIWEFHQNQDRNLEINFYQFGLEWNREILYNNIESRVDSMISNGLINEVQSLLKMGFDKNLNSLNTVGYKEIIDYLESKISLERAVELIKRNTRRYAKRQMTWFRKDERIFWHKINSENDIDIISEKIIKSVF
- a CDS encoding protein-L-isoaspartate(D-aspartate) O-methyltransferase is translated as MYETERRELVESLKQKGIIDNFVLNAILTVPRHEFVPQIMAAHSYKDVALPIGYGQTISQPYTVAVMTQALKLNQDNKILEIGTGSGYQAAILKQMGMQVFSIERNEHIYKKVQKLFDEKSIRVHCKFGDGTIGWFEHAPFNAIIVTAGSPSIPENLKKQLAVGGRLVIPVGDKSVQTLKILQKISDEKFISEEIPNFAFVPLIGREGWN